ATTGATCATGGCGACCAATCCGACACTGGAAGGAGACGGGACGGCGCTGTATATCTCGAATCTGCTGGAGAACCGGGATCTCAAAGTCACTCGACTGGCCCGAGGGATTGCTTCCGGCAGTGTTCTCGAATTCGCCAACAAAGAGATGCTGGCCGATGCGCTCCGCGGACGTCAGTCTTTTTGACGGAGGTCCTTTCTGGCAGTAAGTTTGTAATAATTCCATGTCGCGTTCGAATGGAGAACCAGTATAATCGGCTAGTTTGGTGGCGGGGATTTCCTGAGGGAGGTCGTCGTGATCGTCATGCAGGGATCGAAGGAAGAGTAGTCCGGCACAGGATGCCGGTTGAAATATCGAGTTTGCGCACATGCATTTGAATTTCTCGCAGCAAATGAAGATGAGCCAGCAAATGAAGCTGGCTCCGCGCATGATCCAATCCATGGAGATCCTGCAGATGTCCGTCATGGCGCTGCAGGAAAAGATCGATCAGGAGCTGGAAGAGAACGTTGTTCTGGAGCAGATCGATTCCAAGCAGAAGGATGTTCACGACGGCGACCCCGATTCCCCAGAAGCCGGTCGCGAGATCGAACAGCGCGAGATCGTGGTCGATAACGATCACAACAACGAAGCCGACTTCGAACGTCTCCTGGAAATGTCAGCCGAGTGGCCTGAGGACAACATCACGTCCGGCGGCAAGCCCTCCTCGAACCGCATCGATGAATTCTCTGATCGCCAGCACGATCTGCTCGGCAATCTGCAGGCCAGTCCGCAGTCGCTGCAGGACTATCTGCTGGAGCAGTTCCACTACTTCGAACTCGATACTGAAGAACGCGACTTCGGCGAGTTCCTTGTTCAGAATCTCGATGAGAACGGCCGCCTGCAGGGAACGCTGCCGGAGATCATTCAGGTTTACGGTCAGCAGGTCGATTACGCCGTGGCCGACAGGGTCCTGAACATGATTCAGCGGCTCGATCCCCCGGGCGTCGGTGCTCGAAACCTTCAGGAATGTCTGCTCCTGCAGGTCATGGACGAGATGCCGCTTCGTGATGTCGTCGTGACTCTCATCACCGACCATTTGGAAAACATCAGCCAGAACCGTCTGCCTCTGATCGAGCGGACGACCGGGTACTCCCTCGATACGATTAAAGCGGCTCTCGAACAGATTCGAACTCTCGAACCGTTTCCGGGCCGGCGTTTCCAGTCGCACATTTCACAGAACGTTTCTCCCGATGTGCGTGTTGAGCAGGGCGAAGACGGCAAATGGCGAGTGACGCTGATCAACGACTACACGCCCGAACTGCGGATCTCCCGCAAGTACGTCCGCATGTTGCAGGACAATCCCGATCAGCAGACCAAAGAGTACATCCGCAAGAAGATGGAAGCCGCCAAGTGGCTGATCGAAGCCATTGAACAGAGGCATAACACGCTTCGGAAAGTTTCGCAGGCGATCGTCGACCATCAGTCCGACTTTCTGGAGAACGGACCGGAAGCAATCGTCCCCCTGAAAATGCAGCAGATCGCCGATGACGTCGGCGTGCACGTGACAACCATCTCCCGAGCCGTTGATGGCAAATGGATGGAAACGCCGCGAGGCATCTATCCACTGCGTCGCTTCTTCGGCGGTGGCACGACCACGGCAGAAGGGGATGAAGTCGCCTGGCAGAAGATCCGCCTGAAGCTGCAGGAAGTCATCGACAACGAGGACAAACACAACCCGCTCAGCGACGATG
The genomic region above belongs to Rubinisphaera margarita and contains:
- the rpoN gene encoding RNA polymerase factor sigma-54; protein product: MHLNFSQQMKMSQQMKLAPRMIQSMEILQMSVMALQEKIDQELEENVVLEQIDSKQKDVHDGDPDSPEAGREIEQREIVVDNDHNNEADFERLLEMSAEWPEDNITSGGKPSSNRIDEFSDRQHDLLGNLQASPQSLQDYLLEQFHYFELDTEERDFGEFLVQNLDENGRLQGTLPEIIQVYGQQVDYAVADRVLNMIQRLDPPGVGARNLQECLLLQVMDEMPLRDVVVTLITDHLENISQNRLPLIERTTGYSLDTIKAALEQIRTLEPFPGRRFQSHISQNVSPDVRVEQGEDGKWRVTLINDYTPELRISRKYVRMLQDNPDQQTKEYIRKKMEAAKWLIEAIEQRHNTLRKVSQAIVDHQSDFLENGPEAIVPLKMQQIADDVGVHVTTISRAVDGKWMETPRGIYPLRRFFGGGTTTAEGDEVAWQKIRLKLQEVIDNEDKHNPLSDDALVKEMATHGYTLARRTITKYRKAMNIPSSRQRKEY